caccatggcgcagcagaaacaaatccgactaggaactataaagttgtgggttcaatccaaggcctcactcagtggattaaggatccggcgttgccttgagctgtggtgtagcttgcagatgtggctcggatcctgtgttgctgtggctgtggtgtaggctggcagctatatctccgattagacccctagcctgggaaactccacatggtGCAACGgtgcaggtgtggtcctgaaaggcaaaaaaaaaaaaaacaaaaaaaaacccaaaaacatgaaaaatataataaagccaAAGAGGCATCATTGGGCTTTAAAATAAATGCCCTGAATCTAAAATACCTGACTTTATATcttagaaaacaaagaattttctgTTAATGATCAAAATACTACCATATAATCTCACaatcttttttcttcaaattctagAAATTTATAATTACATTGTAATATATgtctactttaaaattttgcGAGGCTTATGTCAAATTCTATATTAATACAACCTATGGCTAGTACAAATTCTTTTCTTCCTGCATTCTGTGTAGTATGAATTTTTAAGTATGCTCTTTATTCAACTGGAGTCTCCAAGAAAGCTCGTCATATATGTTCGTACAACCATCCCATCCTTAAaatactcatttaaaattttgtgcttGAACCATTTTGAAAGCAAATATTGAAGTCATTTTCCTTCcacatagaaataaaatgcacatGTTAAAATCATGTGTTCATGGGTTCCAGGGGCAAATCTCTTACAGTGTGAATTACTATGTCACTCTGGTAACACGGTCAAGGAGGGTAACTATGCAACCAGCCAGCAGAACCCACAGTTTAAATGGTAATGACCCTTCATTTCCAGCATACTTTCCCTTTGTGATTATTAGGTAATGCAGCACATGAAGGTGTGTGGTGTCCCCATAAGCAGCATCTTTCCCCCTCTGCTGGGGACCGAGGTGATGGGAGAGGAGTCGAGGGGGGAGTAGAAAGTCTCTCTGTGGAGCAGAGCTCTCACAACATTTTTGCAATCCAAAAGCTGACCTGGGTTGGGATTAGTTCAAATCCTTGCAAATGTTCCTTGGTGTTGACCACATCCTTCCAGGCCCCACTCTGCCCTCGCAGGCCAAGCACCTGTGTGGAATTGCATTGTTGTCACACACAGCATCCCTTCTGTGAGCTCTCATGtggggtcactgatgtggcttttCCTCCCACTGTCCCTGCCTGCATTTATTATTAGCAGCTGCATCCCACGAGAGTATATCCTGAGGGATGTAGAAGTTCCCCTGCTTCAGCACTCTTGGCTTTGCCTCTGCGATGGTATTGCTTCCACCACGCTGTCTGCTACTGACTCATTGTAGGATGGTGGGGCTTCGGGGTGGGcatcatcttcatcttcataTATGAGGCCTGTCTCTGAATATGGAGGTGGAGGAACACCAAGGGCCTCTGGTTCTGCAGGACAGGCTTGCTTTTCAGCATCAAGCCTCTCTTCATAAGCAGGAGGGTAAAAATCTGGCCTAGAGGACAAAATGCCACAAACATACATGTGTTATTTAACTGGTTAATGCCAAAGAGGCATATGTCTCCTTCTCTCAAATCACATGGTGTGAACTTAAACTGTTAAGAAACATTGATTTTGAAACAGATGTTCTTCTTCCCTGGAATCACCAGTTTTAAAATGTGCTGCTCTTCTAGCAAAAACTTCTTTATCAGCCATGGGACATGTGCCTCCATAGTCATATTTTTCCCAGTGTATTATTCCAAGCTATTCCTTCTCTCTTATTGGAACGCAGAGCTTTCAGCCTGAGATCCTTATCGGGGGCAGGGGACATAGGAGCCTTGACTGTGAAACATCTCTCTACCCAGTTTTTTAGTTCGTTCACATCCTTTTCCCCATTCACACACATCGTCTACTACTCAGTGGCATTCGCTGTCTCGGATCCTCACAGCcaacaaaataatgaatgaaaaccaGCTCTGTGCTAAACTATATCCATGCTTCTCCCTTTCCTGCTACTCTTTCAAGTCTCAGCAGCTAGTTTCCAAAAAAATTTACTCATTCCTCAAACTAGTTCAGCTGACAACTTTATATAGATTGCAGCAGTGGCCCTTTCCATGCCAACAGGCTAATGGCTAAAGGAGCCATTCATGCCAGAGAGGATGGACTCATTGGCAATCTTGCCAAGCGTTGTTAATTGCTAAATCCTCTGGCTTCTCCATCATGAATGGGATCAGGGGTGGCATGGAGGTGAAGAAGAGAGGGGGTGAGCTTGATTGAGTTGTGTATTTATAGAGTGAATCCTTCCAGTGCCCACAGGGAGTGTTTGTGGTGCGTAACCACAACAGAACAGGGACTGCCATTCGTAGCCACAgctccattccaaatgttaccaGGCCCAGAGCCAAATAGTTGAAGGAGTTGTTGACTACTGTACGGCATAAACCTCAGGCTTGTCTCAGAATAGCCAAGGCTCTATATGACATGGGGCACATATGTAGGCACTGAAGACAGGTAAGATGTTCCCTGGAATGACCAGAGGGGCTCCAGGATGACAGGTGCCTGCCCCAAATCCACACActtctcccaacccccaccctcaccacacCAGTTCACATTCCAAGTGGGATAAATTCCACCATTGCAGAACCATTGGCTTTGATACCTCCACCTGGGTACCTGTTTTGGATGCAAATGCTTCTGAGAAATGGAATTTCCCATTTACTGACCTACTAGCCCTTCTGAGTGGGCAGGGCATCTATTAAATGTAACAGAAAGAGGCAGTAAAATGGGGCTGTCATGATGTCCATAAGTTAAAGTATTTCATCACAGACAATGTAATTTTATGAATGTGTTAGTAAATTTAAGCTACATCGTAAAGGCAATCAATTATTCATGTCAGGAATTCATCAGGAGGCAATCAtctaacatttatatatttcaaaaaaattcatcACTCTAGAAGCATCTTCTACAATCACTTCAGTTAGCAAATCCAGAGACCTTGCAGTAAGTATCATAAGCACTAGAATGGGTTTTGTTTATTGTAATTAGTATCTTAATTAATTAGCATAATAATGTCAAAATAATTATCATGGATAAAATTACCTATATTCAAGATAGGAGTAGCTACCTTAAAAAATActttcgaggagttcccgtcgtggcgcagtggttaacgaatccgactaggaaccatgaggtgcgggttcggtccctgcccttgctcagtgggttgaggatacggcgttgccgtgagctgtggtgtaggttgcagacgcggctcggatcccgcgttgctgtggctctggtgtaggctggtggctacagctccaattcaacccctatcctggaaacctccatatgctgcaggagcggcccaaagaaatagcaaaaagccaaaaaaaaaaaaaaactttcgaGGAAGGGGGCGAAAGAATTTATGGAAactggaggtcccgtcgtggctcagcggttagcgagcctgggtagcatccatgaggatgtgggttcgatccctggccttgctcagtgggttaaggtgccggcattgccacaagttgtggtgtaggtcgcagatgtggctctggtgtaggctgtcggctacagctccgattggacccctagcttgggaacctccatatgctgtgagttcagccctgaagagacaaaaagaccaaaaaaaaaaaaaaagaatttatggaaTCTTACAGCCTGTACCTTAAAGATGATGCCTGAGGTTTTGTCACTAAATGATTCTGTGTTCAGCCAAGAATTAGCAGATTTTGGTTGTCAGATGTTGACCATAAGGTtaactgaaaattttttattgtggtaaaacacatataacataaaatttcccattttagttattttaagtgcacagatcaactttttttttctttatttttagggccgcacctgaggcatatggaagtttccaggctaggggtcgaatcggagctgcagctacctgcctacaccataggcacattaacaccagattcaagtcacatctgtgatctctggcccagcttgctgcaatgctggatccttaacccactgagtgggaccagggattgaatccacatcctcacagacactatgttgggcttttaacccactgagctacaacgagaactccagctCAGCGGCTTtaaatacatgcaaatatttttgcaACATCACCATTATCCAGTTTCAGAATTCTTCCACAATCCCACACAGAAACTCTGTATGCATTAAACAGTAACTGcccattccttcctcctcccagcccccagtaACCACTATCCCACATTCTGTCTGTGAatctgactactctaggtacctcagatatgtggaatcatgcagtatttatctttttgtgtctggctaatttcacttaatgtcttcaagtttcatccatattgtagcatgcatcagtatttcctttttttaaggatGAACAATATTCCATCttttgtatgttatatattttatttatccattcatccactgatggatatttgggttgtttccaccttctgGCTATTGTGCAGAATGCTGCTGTGAACcttggtgtacaaatatctgttcaaatccctgctttcacttcttttgtctatatacccagaagtggaattgtgaGATCAGATGGCACttttatgtttaatgttttgaggaaactccaGGCCATTTTCTAGAGCAGCTGcctcattttacattcctatcagcagCAAAAAAGgtctccaatttctccacatccctgcTATCCTTCTTGTTTCCtccatcccttctttctttccttccttccttccctccttcctttctctttctttgtttctttcattccttccttcctttctctctttcttttttaaataatagccattctaatgggtctGAGGCAGTAAGGTTAACCAGATCTTACCTCTGGAATATTATATACCTGGTATCAAAGAAATCATTCATGCACCTAAGAGGAAGGTAAGCTGGGACTTCGATGAGTTTATAAAGAGACAACAGAGCTGATTCCTGCTTGCTCATTTGTTGTGTGGCCGAATTTGATCTGGGACTTGCTTTCCTTCTGACCCTACAGGCAGGTTATGAGGAATAACTAACCATCACCTGCCTCTAAGGACAGCTCTCATGCTACTACAAAAGAACTTGAGTTGGGCCTTAAAAACCGGCTTAGGTAGATTTTCAATGgtggttggggggcgggggggggggcaggtattCTCTGTAATAAATTCCCTCTACTTCACGGTTTTCCCCAGAGTTCAATACCATTCTTCCTTATGACTAATCCCAAACtaattcctgatttttaaagctttagtTGGAGACACATAGCCCCATGGGACATGTAAGTTGCTCCACAACGGGATTAGAAGTCCTTCACCTTTTGCAGAACTCATCCCCCTCGAAGCTCCCCCCTACCCGCCCCGAGTCCTCCGGCTTCTCAGCACCTACCTGTCCACTGTGGCCAAGGGCATGGCCCCCTGAGCACGGTGCTGTCTGAGCACCCGGCCGAACACCCCTTTGCTTTCACTGGCCTGGCGGTAGGTGCTCCAGAAAATTCCACTCAGAAGGATCACAAACCCCAGAGGCAGAAGCACATAGGCCAGAATCAGGTTCCCTTGGCAGCTGAACATGGAGCCTGTGGAAATGAAGTAGGCTCCCAGGCAGATCATCAGAAAGCCCATCAGGAGGGCAAAGGCACAGAGAACTAGACTGGATCTCTTGCACATCCCTGCTCCTTTGGAAGCCAGCTCCCCAACCTTTCCACTCCCCTGCTCCCCTTGCTCAGAGAGAATGCTCTCATTAGCCAGCTCGCAGCTTTATACCTCTGGGACCAACTGGCCTTTGGACAATTAAATGAAGCAGGCACTTAGAAGCTATTCATTAACCATTGAAAGTAACTGTAATATCCTTGGACGATTAACCTAAAAACACAGCATTGTGTACTGCAGAGAGGAGAGGCTTCTCATAGTGGCCTTGCTTTTCCGAGCAGGACAGGACCCTGGACTGACCCCAGTTATTTGAGGGAAGGCCTCTCCCATCCTTTGAATAAAAGGGTCTCTTGATCCCCGTGGTGTGTGATTCCCAATTAATGCTAGAGAAGAGAAATTCACATTCCTTGCTGAGCTCATTTCTTGCTGGTTTGTCAGAGAGTCCTTTTCGAATTGCTTCTTGCTTTTTCTGTCCTAATAAGATACTGTTGAAGGCTCTAACCATGTTGATTGCCTCTGTCAGTGAATCTCCCTTTACTGTCCTCCCACTATGATGCTGGACAAATTCCAAGAGAACAGCCCAGGGGTAACTCCCTGATTTGAAGGGCAGTGTCAGCAGGTGGCGAGAATCATTGTAATAGAGCCTCCAGGAATGTGAGGGGATTTTTGAGGACGGCTGTAAATGGGAATGATCTGGTGACTTCTGTTCTGATGCTGATTTTGTATCTGTTCCATTCTTGGGGCCCAAATGTTGAAATCCTAGGGTCATTTCTGGTTAATACCTAGGTGttagataatttatttatttattttttacttattgcTCAACCACTTTCTCACTAGAAATATTTAAACCAGATCTCACCCTTCCTGCTCTCAAAAAGGCCACAGGCATTTGATAAAAGAGCTTTCCCTAAACATGTGTAGCATGTTTCCACCTCCAAACAGAATGAATGAGCTGAAAAGTGCTGCTTGTTTAATCCTTACCCTCCCTCACACACATCTTAGGGTTTCACAGAGTGTACTAACATATTAAAGATTCTGAAAAGTCCTGCAATCTGTGCCCtcctaaaatacatattaaatgaaaTTGGTTTTGTTAGATGCTGCTAAAAAATATTCCCTATCCTATCCCCTGTGTCACTGCTCTCTAGCATTGCTTTCGAAAAATCTTTTCAGAACCTGCCTTCTGCTTTCTATCTGGAATATGTTTCTTCCATTTTGTCTTTGGTTTAGACACTCTCTTCCAGATATGCTTCATGCCGtggttccttcctttcttttttgatgcCTTGGCATGTCACTGCCAAAACTCTCCTTCCAAGAGGGGCTCTGGGTCATTTTCGTGCAGAGAGATTATCTTCAGGCCCTCTCTGATACTTCTCTACTCCACACCTCCATtactattattttccatttactttctCAGTGGAAAAAGCAGTTCTTTATGCAGTGCCATAATTGAAGTTCCCTCCTTTCACCTCATACCCACCATCTCTTAAATTCTGCCTTCATGTTATGGgctaggaaagagagagaaaaacactgGATGAAAAATGATATAAGGTCCTTTCTCATTTCACCCCCTAACCTCTATCTTTTATTAGTTTCAGTCCTTATCCTGAACTATTTTCATTATCTAGTCTTGATATTATCCTTGTAACTTTAAAACAgccccttctcccttcttctccaATTGGTCTTGAAGTTGACAGATTTCTAAGGTGACCCTTGAAGATCCCTGCCTCTTGATATTCATGTCCTCTTGAGTGTGGGCTGAATATTTTGAGTGTGGCCTAGACGTAGTGATTTGACTCTAAGCAACTGCATAAGGCAAAGGTGATGATATCACTCTGGATTAGGTTACAAAAGATTATGCCTTCTGTCTTGCTAGCAGACTCTATTGCCCTCATGGCTTGCACTCTTTGAAGAAAGAAGCTGCCATATTGGAGAGGCCCATATGACAGGGCACTTTCTAGCCAACAGTCAGTAAAGAACCAAGGCCCTTAGTCCCCCAGCCAGTGAGGAACTACATCCTGCCAATAACCACATGAACTTGGAATGAAAGACTTGCTCAGTTGAGCCTTCAGATGACCAGACCCTAAGCAACACCTTGACGGAGGACCTTGATGCCAAGGACCCAGCTAAGTCATGGCCAAATTCCAGGCCCATGGAAAGTGTAAGATGATAAGTGTGtgctgttttaagctgctaagttttaAGGCAATTAGACAGCACTAGAATAACTAAAACAGTTCTTTAAGACTTGGGAGCCGAAGGAGAATATCTGTGTTACATGCTTACCCACTACCTGGCCCATAAGAATTGCCTTATCAAAGTTAGCTATGATCATCTTCACCATTATTGTTACTATCATTACTGCTGTAATTCCAAAAAGCTGGGAAAGACCCAGGATTTCCAACTAAAAGGTCTGCACTAGGAGTTGAGTCTACCAAGAAATGGTAGAGCCCGGAGCTAGAATTCTTAGAGTAAGGAGGGATACCATTCTCATTGAGAACTGTCTGTCCATAGGGTTGGGCCTCTTTGTTTTAAACCAAAACTTGATGTTGAAACAGACTGGTCACTGTGACAGATATGGACTATTTCCTGTGATTGCATGAATGTGTGAGCAAGTAAGTATCTCTATGTTTTCTCTCCTCCAGTATCAATAAAGGGTAAGCAGTGCCTTATAATTTGTTAGATAGGTTCTTCCCCTCTCATACCCTTTAAGGAGATGCCTGTTATTCCAGAGCAGTGCATCTTTTccttgtggtgtttttttttttgtatttgtttttgttttttgctttttttgggggtgtgggTGAGAAATTGAATAGGAAAGAGCAAGATCTAGGATGTGGCAGAAGAGTGGAAGGTcttcattattttacataaaatttatgtACAATagcaagttcctgggctgagaATATTTAAGGTATTTATCTGGGGTGAGGTGGGGCCCCAAGGAGAAATTATGGGAGAATCTTCAGTATATGAGTGTAGATGAGAAAGGGgaacaaaaatcaatataaaaatagaaagtatttcTGAGAACCATGTGTCTCATTCATGATGCTTGAGATGTACTAGTGAAGGATTTATGTGGatattatttttgcatatttgtgttatttttattattaaacatataaattattaattaatctcttttttggctgtgatTCTGCTTCAGTTCAGAACCACAGCCATCACTGATCTATGAGCATTATTCCCCTTCGATGCCTCAAAAATGACCAAGGTAACTAAAACCAGCAACTTATAAACAATCCTAATtacttgtggttcagtggaaacaatttTGAGAGGTGAGAAATGACAGTAGATGGGTGCTTGCTTCCGTGATAGCACAAACATTGAGAGAAAGCCTCCTGGTCTTTATCAGTCTTGAAGGGGTGGAAATGGGAGCAGAAGAGCAGCTGTCATGACAGAAAGAAAAGTGGGTCACGTCCTCAgagctggggaaaaaatgaagagaattcaATGAAAAACTAgtcaaataccaaaaaaaaaaaatcaccttgaagAGTCAGTTTTAGGAGAACTTTGGGTCATCTGGCTGGTCTTCCTTAGCCTCTGCCTTACCGTCTGGGTCTGCCTTCTCTCCTGGGCCAACTTGCTTGGGTTGCCCATCTCACCACTTAGCCCACACTGAGTGTGAGAGGAAGGGACCAGTAACACTGACTCCATGTTAAGGCAGAGAAACTACAAGGGAGAGATGAATGACTACCCTAAGTTCCTCCGGTCAGCATGGGTTGATGAGAAAAACGGATATTCTGGGAGGAGATTGGACAGAGGTCCACCTTCTACAGAGAAATGTTCTGGGACCCAGGGGAAGCCAAGCCAATGTCCCCTCATCCTGATTCCCATCCCTTCTACGTGGGATCCATCTAAAAAATGATGTCTTACTTCTATACCAGTTTAcctctttattattatcattcttaaaaattttccaaTAAGCAGTAGGCAGTTACATGTTATTTGATTGACAGCCAAACCATCTTAAAACATAATCACTCTCTCAACACTATGTTCTCTGAGCATGACTGACCCACAAGTGCTGTTCTGAATATTGAGTGCAGCAGAATTCCAAGCCCTATTCTTCCTTCCATGTCAGAGCCCCTGAAACTCACTCTTCTTTCAAACTCTCCCAGGTAAAATGTAGGTGCCTTGGAAGTTCTAAGAGCTCTCTTCACTCCAGTGTCTTTTTACTTGGCACATGGGCCAGCACCCTTCTTgtgaaagcaggaaaaaatgttGTCATGGATGAGAAGTAGACAGGGACTTTGGAAGGAAGCTAATGGTGTGTAGAGGCTGTTGCACTGGAGGGGCATGGGGCCAAGAGCTAAGGTGGAGTGGCCAGGTTTCAGAAGGTCACTTTGGTTTAGGAAGTGAGGTTCTGAGGGAGGTGAGGAAGGCAATCATTTGAGTAGTGAGCAAAGTCACCCGGTCTGACTTCATGGTGGTGATTACTGAGTGATTGCTGGATTAGCCTTTCACACATGTGGGTTCACTGGACACTGGCCACTTCTTCTTCCTGCTCCTTGTTTTCTTTGCCTTGGGCCCTTTCCCCTgacctctcctccacccccacccacctcacTCTGGAACATTTAAGTGAAGGCATTTTTAGGTTGGCAGAGGACAAACTGCTTCACAGAAAATATGTGGCATTGTGAGATAAAGAGATATTAGACCAGCACACAAGACTTGTACTCCCCCTGGAATGAACATAGTGAGTTTCTAGGATAGAGGACTCTCAGCAAGGCAAGAATGGGGTGAGGCCTGACAGGCACAAAACTTCTGGGGGTGCCAAAAAACTAAGTAATAAGATAAATCAAATTTTCAAAccatgttttcaaaaattaagttGGGAAACATGGCTCATAAGCTGCCCCTCTCTTTCTGTAAGATTTGGTAAGGAAATTGGGTTACGTTTGTGGACCAAACAAGACAAATTCTTTTCTAAAGAAAGCTCAGCTTCCAATTGATCCAGAAACAAGCCATAAGAAGTTTAATTTCTTCATGGATCTTTGAAAAACTTGAAAGGAGACCATATTTTTACAGCCACTTTGAATCAGCAGAAGCCTCAAGCCAGAGCAGATTTGACTGCCTGAGCTACACTAGTTGGTGTGATGGACAGTGATTTATAAATATGAAGTGGGTTCTGTATCCCACAGAACCCACTTCATGTTTATGGGGTTTTGTATCTCATCTTTTTAATATTGATCTATGTCCCACCTCCCTTAGTTTTTAATACTATTGGATAGCTTAAATGATAGAAAAATCATGTGTTCCTCAAagatttggtagaattcactcataaaaccaatgggtccaagacctttttttctcattcttttatatcttataatttttcttcattgaaaGCCAGATGCTATGTGTAGGACagtaaagactaaataaatagtatttatgcCATGCCTGGAAATGGGAACACCTCCTTCTATGCTCACTTATCAGTGGAGTAGGTTAAGTGAATCTACTCAAGATTTTAGCTGAGTTTAGTTTCATTGTCACCTATGAATACCTTCAGTGCACTACTGGTTTCAAATTCCTCTTGTGTTAACTGGAACTGGGGGTGAGCATTGGGTTGCTAGAGGGTTTTTCTTCAACATTCTTCCTCTATGCTCAATTGTATGCCTTCACTGCCTGCAAGAGGTCTTCACACTCGCCCATTCCCTCAGCAGTAAACTCTGTTGCTTGTTATTGGTACTTGGTAGATCGGTGGTggagtcaggtttttttttctgttataattgTCTGTCTCAGTCTTAGGTAGACTCTGTGGTCCTTGGTCTTGGGGGTGAGGGCTTTCTCAGTGGTCCCAGCCTTTCTCCATCATTCGTTTGGACTCAGGATGGCCTCAGAATGGTTTCCTGACCCACCTCTAGAGGTagatggttttttcttttcacttaccCTAGCTACATGAGTTTCACTCTGTCCTGGGTGTGGTGGGGGAGATGATTTGCTGCCCTTCTTTCTCAAAGCTGCAGCTTCACAAAGTTCAGGTGGGGTTTTGACATTCATGCAGGAGCTTGGTGAAGATCCATGGAGAAGAGCCTCCCCTTGTTTCCAGTGGTTCTATTTTTCAAGTTAGCTCACATTTGACATTTAACAATTCGCTAAAAATTTTAACTGAATTCTTCTTCCCAGCTTATGACACTCCATGTCTCTTCttcttcctgtctctttcttcttcctgtgtcctACCACAGGAGAGCCAGTGCTTATGTCCCAGCTTCCCTCAGAAGCTCCAGTCTTTCCTTAACCTCAGCTCTGATGGATTCAAGAAAATTTATGATTTTGTAGATTATCAACATTTTCTTTGGGAGAATGAAAACAAAGCTCTTTCTAGCTGTCTACATTTTAAGCAGATGCAGAACATTCttggcatcatttttttaaatgagtaaatttagattcctttttcaAAGTTTCCTAGGGGTCAATAtatggttttctctttttcttgaacaAATTgtctaaaatgtataattttctagaaaacacatgcatgcatatattttttctgcaTATCTATATTTCACTAATAATGTTAAAACCTCCCTGATTCTATAGGTATGTcacttttctaattatttaacattatttgtgtgtctttacatttttttccctgattaAACTAGTCAAAgctattttactaattttttcaaAGCTACTTTTTCATgcattgatcttttccaagagtcagcacatttatttttatttttcaggcttttctaaaaatgacatttttgagttcccactgtggcacagtggaaaagaatctgactaggaaccaggggattgcgtgtttgatccctggccttgctcagtgggttaaggatccggcgttgccagctattgtgtaggtcacagacatggctcagatcctgagttgctgtggctgtggcacagcccatcagctatagctccaatttgacccctaacctgggaaactccatatgccataggtgtggccctaaaaagcaaataataataataataataataataaaattttaaaaaataacaaggactttttttgttttaaggtttatatttcataattttctgttttatcacTAATAAGAactttaagagttcctgttgtggctcaaagggttaagaactcgacaggGTGTCCTTAAGAATGTGaatatgacccctggcctccttcagtgtattaaggatctagcattgccacagctg
The nucleotide sequence above comes from Phacochoerus africanus isolate WHEZ1 chromosome 2, ROS_Pafr_v1, whole genome shotgun sequence. Encoded proteins:
- the TMEM252 gene encoding transmembrane protein 252; this encodes MCKRSSLVLCAFALLMGFLMICLGAYFISTGSMFSCQGNLILAYVLLPLGFVILLSGIFWSTYRQASESKGVFGRVLRQHRAQGAMPLATVDRPDFYPPAYEERLDAEKQACPAEPEALGVPPPPYSETGLIYEDEDDAHPEAPPSYNESVADSVVEAIPSQRQSQEC